In Zea mays cultivar B73 chromosome 7, Zm-B73-REFERENCE-NAM-5.0, whole genome shotgun sequence, the following proteins share a genomic window:
- the LOC103632574 gene encoding pentatricopeptide repeat-containing protein At4g02750, with protein sequence MLPSRHLRAAARQRSHRRPPAPADACITGKPDMEVIRRNRAITAHMRAGRVPDAERLFAAMPRRSTSTYNTMLAGYAANGRLPQALSFFRSIPRPDSFSYNTLLHALGVSSSLADVRALFDEMPVKDSVSYNVMISSHANHGLVSLARHYFDLAPEKDAVSWNGMLAAYVRNGRIQEARELFDSRTEWDAISWNALMAGYVQRSQIEEAQKMFNKMPQRDVVSWNTMVSGYARRGDMAEARRLFDVAPIRDVFTWTAIVSGYAQNGMLEEAKRVFDAMPDKNAVSWNAMMAAYVQRRMMEEAKELFDAMPCRNVASWNTMLTGYAQAGMLDEARAIFGMMPQKDAVSWAAMLAAYSQIGFSEETLQLFKEMGRCGEWVNRSAFACVLSTCADIAALECGMQLHSRLIKAGYGVGCFVGNALLAMYFKCGSMEEAHSAFEEMEERDVVSWNTMIAGYARHGFGKEALEVFDTMRKTSTKPDDITLVGVLAACSHSGLVEKGISYFYSMHRDFGVATKPEHYTCMIDLLGRAGRLDEAVNLMKDMPFEPDSTMWGALLGASRIHRNSELGRNAAEKIFELEPENAGMYVLLSNIYASSGKWRDVDKMRHIMHERGVKKVPGFSWIEVQNKVHTFSVGDSVHPEREDIYAFLEDLDIRMKKAGYVSATDMVLHDVEEEEKEHMLKYHSEKLAVAYGILKIPPGRPIRVIKNLRVCRDCHTAFKCISAIEGRLIILRDSNRFHHFRDGSCSCGDYW encoded by the exons ATGCTTCCTTCCCGCCATCTCCGCGCCGCCGCGCGGCAGCGAAGCCACAGGCGGCCGCCCGCCCCTGCCGACGCTTGCATTACGGGCAAGCCTGATATGGAGGTCATCCGGCGCAACAGAGCCATCACGGCGCACATGCGTGCGGGCCGCGTTCCAGACGCCGAGCGCCTATTCGCCGCGATGCCCCGCCGTTCCACCTCCACCTACAACACCATGCTCGCCGGGTACGCCGCCAACGGACGCCTCCCGCAGGCGCTCTCCTTCTTCCGTTCCATTCCGCGCCCCGATTCCTTCTCCTACAACACGCTCCTGCATGCGCTGGGGGTGTCGTCATCGCTCGCCGACGTGCGTGCTCTGTTCGACGAAATGCCCGTGAAGGATTCCGTGTCCTACAACGTCATGATCTCATCTCACGCTAACCATGGTCTGGTCTCGCTCGCACGGCACTACTTTGATCTCGCCCCAGAGAAGGATGCTGTCTCGTGGAATGGCATGCTTGCTGCCTATGTCCGGAACGGACGGATCCAAGAGGCAAGGGAGCTGTTCGATTCAAGGACAGAGTGGGATGCAATTTCTTGGAATGCTTTGATGGCTGGGTATGTGCAGCGCAGTCAGATAGAAGAAGCGCAGAAAATGTTTAATAAAATGCCACAGAGAGATGTTGTTTCCTGGAATACTATGGTGTCCGGTTATGCGAGGAGAGGAGATATGGCTGAGGCAAGAAGGTTGTTTGATGTGGCCCCAATTAGAGATGTGTTCACCTGGACAGCTATTGTCTCTGGATACGCACAAAATGGGATGCTCGAAGAGGCCAAGAGGGTGTTTGATGCCATGCCAGATAAGAATGCTGTGTCGTGGAATGCAATGATGGCAGCATATGTCCAGCGGAGGATGATGGAGGAGGCAAAGGAGTTGTTTGATGCTATGCCCTGTAGGAATGTGGCTTCGTGGAACACAATGTTGACAGGGTATGCTCAGGCTGGGATGCTGGACGAGGCGAGAGCAATTTTTGGCATGATGCCCCAGAAGGATGCAGTCTCATGGGCTGCAATGCTGGCTGCGTATTCACAAATTGGTTTCAGTGAGGAAACACTGCAGTTGTTCAAAGAGATGGGACGTTGTGGTGAGTGGGTGAATAGGTCAGCATTTGCTTGTGTTTTGAGCACATGTGCTGACATTGCTGCACTTGAGTGTGGAATGCAGCTGCATAGTAGGTTGATTAAGGCTGGTTATGGGGTGGGCTGCTTTGTTGGAAATGCACTTCTAGCTATGTACTTCAAATGCGGAAGCATGGAGGAAGCTCACAGTGCATTTGAAGAGATGGAGGAGAGGGATGTTGTTTCGTGGAATACTATGATTGCAGGCTATGCACGTCATGGTTTTGGCAAGGAAGCACTTGAGGTTTTTGATACCATGAGGAAGACATCTACCAAGCCAGACGATATTACTTTG GTTGGAGTACTTGCAGCATGTAGTCATTCTGGCTTGGTTGAGAAAGGGATTTCATACTTCTATTCAATGCACCGGGATTTTGGTGTGGCAACAAAACCTGAACACTACACTTGTATGATAGATCTTCTTGGCCGTGCTGGGCGATTGGATGAAGCAGTTAATcttatgaaggacatgccttttgAGCCTGACTCTACCATGTGGGGTGCATTACTTGGTGCCAGTAGGATCCACCGCAACTCTGAACTTGGCAGGAATGCAGCTGAGAAAATATTTGAGTTGGAACCTGAAAATGCAGGCATGTATGTCTTGCTTTCAAATATATATGCATCATCTGGCAAATGGCGTGATGTGGACAAGATGAGACATATAATGCATGAGCGTGGTGTGAAGAAGGTTCCAGGATTCAGTTGGATTGAGGTGCAGAACAAAGTCCACACTTTCTCAGTGGGTGATTCTGTGCATCCTGAAAGAGAGGACATATATGCTTTCCTGGAAGATCTTGACATCAGGATGAAAAAGGCTGGATATGTATCAGCTACAGATATGGTTTTGCATGATGTTGAGGAGGAAGAGAAAGAGCACATGCTAAAGTATCATAGCGAGAAGCTTGCTGTTGCTTATGGTATTCTAAAAATTCCTCCTGGGAGGCCCATCCGGGTGATAAAGAACCTGAGAGTATGCAGAGACTGTCACACTGCTTTCAAGTGTATCTCTGCGATTGAGGGAAGACTGATCATACTGCGGGATTCCAACCGGTTTCACCATTTTAGAGATGGTTCTTGTTCATGTGGTGATTACTGGTGA